A region from the Desulfonatronum thioautotrophicum genome encodes:
- a CDS encoding outer membrane lipoprotein-sorting protein, with the protein MITTATKLLIALLLWPMALWALPPDAPTGRELAQYVHDRDVGQDSRSLVRMELISARGQSRIREMEVLTREDGPILMTFIRFTSPADISGTGFLSIEDGQGGTEQFLYLPALNRTRRIAATQKGRSFVNTDFTYEDMERRPVDDSEHAVTGSETIEGVETWILESRPKPSSDSQYSLIRLWVAKDLHVPLKINFFDQRDRHVKQYRVQRLENIQGIWTETRVIMEDLTSGHSTVLETRSIEYNVGLPESLFTQQNLENW; encoded by the coding sequence GTGATCACCACGGCCACCAAACTGCTCATCGCCCTGCTTCTTTGGCCCATGGCGCTCTGGGCCTTGCCTCCAGATGCTCCGACGGGCCGAGAACTGGCCCAGTATGTTCACGACCGGGATGTCGGCCAGGATTCGCGTTCCCTGGTGCGCATGGAATTGATCAGCGCCCGGGGCCAGTCCCGGATTCGGGAGATGGAGGTCCTGACCCGGGAAGACGGGCCGATCCTGATGACCTTCATCCGCTTTACCTCCCCGGCGGACATCAGCGGCACCGGCTTCCTGTCCATCGAGGACGGCCAGGGCGGGACCGAGCAGTTCCTCTACCTGCCGGCCCTGAACCGCACCCGGCGCATCGCCGCGACCCAAAAGGGGCGCAGCTTCGTAAACACGGACTTCACCTACGAGGACATGGAGCGCCGCCCCGTGGACGACTCCGAGCATGCCGTCACGGGCAGCGAGACAATCGAGGGTGTGGAGACATGGATACTGGAGAGCCGCCCCAAGCCCTCCAGCGACTCCCAATACTCCCTGATTCGCCTTTGGGTGGCCAAGGATCTTCATGTCCCCCTGAAAATCAACTTTTTCGACCAGCGCGACCGGCACGTCAAGCAGTACCGGGTCCAACGCCTGGAAAATATCCAGGGCATCTGGACCGAGACCAGGGTGATCATGGAGGACCTGACTTCCGGCCACAGCACGGTCCTGGAAACCCGGAGCATCGAGTACAATGTCGGTCTGCCGGAGAGTTTGTTTACGCAGCAGAATTTGGAGAATTGGTGA
- a CDS encoding nucleotide sugar dehydrogenase codes for MQHKTELLQKIEDRTATVGIIGMGYVGLPLAVVLAEAGLTVVGIDLDEDKAQAINQGESYIEDVPAKTVRSLVDAGRLSATTDFSVLQNCDAVSICVPTPLRKTGDPDISYILDATQKIAAHLHPGMLIILESTTYPGTTTEVILPMLMHQEDMVPGENFFLCFSPERVDPGREDWTTRNTPKVLGGVTANCLVAGTALYGAAMETIVPVSSTESAEMVKLLENTFRAVNIGLVNEVLLMCDKLGLDAWEIIDAAATKPFGFMKFTPGPGLGGHCIPIDPLYLSWKLKTMNYTARFIELASEINTSMPRYWVTRVQDELNEAGKPVKDSKILILGVAYKKNISDLRESPALDILHLLAEKGALISYHDPYVPSFNHDEIELVSEPDLNSALTEADCVVIVTDHDSYDWEAIAEKARLIVDTRHVVERCGC; via the coding sequence ATGCAGCACAAAACCGAACTATTGCAGAAAATTGAGGACCGCACCGCCACGGTGGGGATCATCGGCATGGGCTATGTCGGCCTGCCGCTGGCCGTTGTCCTGGCCGAAGCCGGACTGACCGTGGTGGGTATCGACCTGGACGAGGACAAGGCCCAGGCCATCAACCAGGGCGAGTCCTACATCGAGGATGTCCCGGCGAAGACCGTCCGATCCCTGGTGGATGCCGGCCGGCTCTCGGCCACCACCGATTTCAGCGTCCTCCAAAACTGCGACGCAGTGAGCATCTGCGTGCCCACCCCGCTGCGCAAAACCGGCGACCCGGACATCTCCTACATCCTGGATGCCACCCAGAAAATCGCCGCCCACCTGCATCCGGGTATGCTGATTATTCTGGAAAGCACCACCTATCCGGGCACCACCACGGAAGTCATCCTGCCCATGCTCATGCACCAGGAGGACATGGTCCCCGGCGAGAACTTCTTCCTGTGCTTCTCCCCGGAGCGGGTCGATCCGGGCCGCGAGGACTGGACCACCAGGAACACGCCCAAGGTCCTGGGCGGGGTGACCGCCAACTGCCTGGTGGCCGGCACCGCCCTGTACGGCGCGGCCATGGAGACCATCGTCCCGGTTTCCTCCACGGAGAGCGCGGAAATGGTCAAGCTGCTGGAAAACACCTTCCGGGCCGTGAACATCGGCCTGGTCAACGAGGTGCTGCTGATGTGCGACAAGCTGGGTCTGGACGCCTGGGAAATCATCGACGCCGCGGCCACCAAGCCCTTCGGCTTCATGAAATTCACCCCTGGACCGGGCCTGGGCGGCCACTGCATCCCCATTGACCCGCTCTACCTCTCCTGGAAGCTGAAAACCATGAACTACACCGCCCGGTTCATCGAACTGGCCAGCGAAATCAACACCTCCATGCCCCGCTACTGGGTCACCCGGGTCCAGGACGAACTCAACGAGGCCGGCAAGCCGGTCAAGGACAGCAAGATCCTGATCCTCGGCGTGGCCTACAAAAAGAACATCAGCGATCTGCGCGAATCCCCGGCCCTGGACATCCTGCACCTGCTGGCGGAAAAAGGCGCCCTGATCAGCTACCACGACCCCTATGTGCCCAGCTTCAACCACGACGAGATCGAGTTGGTATCGGAACCCGACCTGAACAGCGCCCTGACCGAAGCCGACTGCGTGGTCATCGTCACGGACCATGACAGCTACGACTGGGAAGCCATCGCCGAGAAAGCCCGTCTGATCGTGGATACCCGGCATGTGGTGGAACGGTGCGGGTGCTGA
- a CDS encoding N-acyl amino acid synthase FeeM domain-containing protein, with the protein MESVKTDKLVHERRRTIRIRRSALLKANLDDIDRPSIKLAETKDEWSQAFGLVHKEYMEQGYITQPHPSALSYNIYNFLPSTCVFIFKSYLTVISTLTQIFDSPEFGLPMDALYRNELDELRGQGRKVTELSALATPKEVRWCNLMVYLSKTMFEYSRLSDVNDICIMVNPKHVRFYKAIFLFDDFGEEKFYDAVGAPAVALRLNYDTIEEKLGEVYSEFDFESNLYAFFCKVNSTMEELREGQISPQRRAPMDPDSFEFFSKTKPELFTNLNPEQSRFLHRHYPQSPALLTQDP; encoded by the coding sequence ATGGAAAGTGTCAAAACTGACAAATTGGTCCATGAACGACGGAGAACCATCCGCATCCGCAGATCGGCACTGCTGAAAGCGAACCTTGACGATATTGATCGACCAAGCATCAAACTGGCCGAAACCAAGGACGAGTGGAGTCAGGCGTTTGGGCTTGTGCACAAGGAGTACATGGAACAGGGCTACATCACGCAGCCTCATCCCTCGGCTCTCTCCTACAATATCTACAACTTTCTTCCGTCCACCTGCGTCTTCATTTTCAAGAGCTACCTGACCGTCATTTCCACCCTGACCCAGATTTTCGACAGCCCTGAGTTTGGGCTTCCCATGGACGCCCTGTACCGGAATGAGCTGGACGAATTGCGTGGTCAGGGGCGCAAGGTCACCGAGCTTTCCGCCCTGGCGACCCCCAAGGAGGTTCGCTGGTGCAACCTGATGGTTTATCTGTCCAAGACCATGTTTGAATATTCCCGGCTCTCCGATGTCAACGACATCTGCATCATGGTCAATCCCAAGCATGTCCGATTTTACAAGGCCATCTTCCTGTTTGACGATTTTGGCGAGGAAAAATTTTACGATGCCGTGGGCGCCCCTGCCGTGGCCCTGCGCCTGAATTATGACACCATCGAAGAAAAGCTTGGCGAGGTCTATAGCGAATTTGATTTTGAAAGCAACCTGTATGCCTTTTTCTGCAAGGTCAATTCAACCATGGAGGAGTTGCGAGAGGGCCAGATTTCCCCCCAGCGACGCGCTCCCATGGATCCGGACTCCTTCGAGTTCTTCTCCAAAACCAAACCGGAACTCTTCACCAACCTGAACCCTGAACAATCCAGGTTTCTCCACCGTCATTACCCCCAAAGCCCGGCATTGCTCACCCAGGATCCCTAG
- a CDS encoding N-acyl amino acid synthase FeeM domain-containing protein, translating to MAIHPLESQSIERRRSIRIRRSSLLKVNLDNIDRPNLKLAEEREDFEQSFSLVHQEYVKAGYLEPTATVPLHFTIYSLLPQTTTFLFREYLQVISTVTQVMDSKLFGLPMDVLYRRELDKLRAQRRKVAEISALATHSANRWECLFIYLSRAILRYSMHAGVNDLCIMVNPKHVAFYKTIFLFEDMGAERYYPEVDAPAVALRLNLDNLARRSQQAYNGYDFESDLNAFFCGSTPKPQQPIESRCLPRRKIMPPEVINHFFQLKPRLWDALSASQERFLTAFYPSLPGSLRPVGFSRLQ from the coding sequence ATGGCCATACACCCTCTGGAATCCCAATCCATCGAACGCCGTCGCAGCATCCGCATCCGTCGGTCGTCACTACTCAAGGTCAACCTGGACAATATCGACCGCCCCAATCTCAAACTGGCCGAGGAACGAGAGGACTTTGAACAATCTTTTTCCCTGGTCCACCAAGAGTACGTCAAGGCCGGCTATCTGGAACCCACGGCCACCGTTCCCCTGCATTTCACCATTTACTCCCTGCTACCGCAAACCACGACATTTCTTTTCCGCGAGTACCTGCAGGTGATTTCCACCGTGACCCAGGTTATGGACAGCAAGCTGTTCGGTTTGCCCATGGATGTCCTGTACAGACGAGAGCTGGACAAGCTGCGCGCCCAGCGGCGCAAGGTCGCCGAAATATCCGCGTTGGCCACCCACTCGGCCAACCGCTGGGAGTGTCTGTTCATCTACCTTTCCAGGGCCATTTTGCGCTACTCCATGCATGCGGGGGTCAACGACCTGTGCATCATGGTCAATCCCAAACATGTCGCCTTCTATAAAACCATTTTCCTTTTCGAGGACATGGGGGCGGAACGCTATTATCCGGAAGTCGACGCTCCGGCGGTGGCTTTGCGTCTCAACCTGGACAACCTGGCCCGGCGCTCCCAGCAGGCTTACAATGGCTACGACTTCGAGAGCGATCTGAACGCATTTTTTTGCGGCTCAACCCCAAAGCCTCAGCAGCCCATCGAGTCCAGGTGTTTACCGCGACGCAAGATCATGCCCCCGGAAGTGATCAACCATTTTTTTCAACTCAAACCCCGGCTTTGGGACGCCCTCTCCGCCTCCCAGGAACGCTTTCTGACCGCCTTCTATCCAAGCCTGCCGGGCAGTCTTCGTCCAGTTGGATTTTCGAGGCTGCAGTAG